The Candidatus Palauibacter australiensis region GTCTTCTTCCCTTCGTCGTCGATTTCGGCCAGGCCCCGGGCGTAGATGACCTCGAACGCCAAGCCGAGCGAATCGGTCATTCTCACCTGGAACCCGCCACCGATGGCGAGTCCGAAGTCGGTTGACTTGACCGCGCTCACTCCGCCCTCCCCGCACGCCACTTCCGTGTCCTGCGCGCTCGCCGTGCGCCCGGCGCCCCCGGCCCCTCGCGCGCCGACGCGGTTGGGTATCCCCGGCGGGACCTCGGGGCGGAGGGGCCCGGGATCGACGGACATCACCGCCACCTGGCACGAGAGGTTGAAGCCGACGTAGGGCCCGGCGAGGAAGCCGAAGCTGAGAGCCCCCCCTTCGGCGTCACTGCCCGCGCGGAGGAGCGCGGAGAACTGCAGGTAGTCCATCTCGGCGATCGCCTCGGTGAGCGACCGGCTCGCCGTGATTGACGGCGGGACCTCCGCGGCGCCGCCCTTCTGGACCAGTCCCAAGCCGATGCGCACGCCCAAGCCGCCGCTCAGCGGAACCCCCGCGTCGACCCCCACCACGATCCCGCCTCTGGGCTCGTCGAACGCGGCCCCGCCTCGCGTCGGCGCCCCCTCCCGGGACAGGGTTGCGGAACCGAGGCCTCCCCTCAACCCGATGGTCGTCTGCGCCGTGAGAGGCGCGGCCGCCAGGGCGAGACCCAGAGCCAGGGCTTGGATGGCGGCTTGCGCGGAATAACGTCCTGCGGACATGGCGTCTCCCTCCATGCGAATGGCGTACGCTGGCAGCCACCCACGGACCCGATGGGGCGGCCCTTCCCCTCCCCATTCTCCCCGGTTCACCTCCGATCATCAACCGGCGCGCTGTTGAGGCGTCTTCCCGCCTTCGTATTATGTATGAAGACGGCTTGAAGTCCCTTCGACCGCATCCTTCATCACTCCCACACATCCCAGGTCTCCGACCCATGATCGACATTAACGAAATCGGTGCGACCGCCTTCGTCATCGCCTCCATCCGGGCGCTTGAGCCCGAGAAGCCGCGGCCGCTCTTCAACGACCCCTACGCCCCGTGGTTCTCGAACGACCGGGCGCGCACGGCCGCCCGGCAAGTGGACGCGGCGTTCCCGCCCTCGACCACCATGGTCCGCTTCCGCACCCGCTACTTCAACCGGTTCGTGGAGCAGGGGATCGTGGACGGGGCCCGGCAGGTCGTGCTGCTCGGGGGCGGCTTCGACATGCGCGCGCACCACTACCATGACATGGG contains the following coding sequences:
- a CDS encoding outer membrane beta-barrel protein; amino-acid sequence: MSAGRYSAQAAIQALALGLALAAAPLTAQTTIGLRGGLGSATLSREGAPTRGGAAFDEPRGGIVVGVDAGVPLSGGLGVRIGLGLVQKGGAAEVPPSITASRSLTEAIAEMDYLQFSALLRAGSDAEGGALSFGFLAGPYVGFNLSCQVAVMSVDPGPLRPEVPPGIPNRVGARGAGGAGRTASAQDTEVACGEGGVSAVKSTDFGLAIGGGFQVRMTDSLGLAFEVIYARGLAEIDDEGKKTGHVAFQGGLVFAIG